A part of Ziziphus jujuba cultivar Dongzao chromosome 8, ASM3175591v1 genomic DNA contains:
- the LOC132805051 gene encoding protein RECOGNITION OF PERONOSPORA PARASITICA 7-like: MKQDPMPVLEKPPNLRFLKLGYNVYGGSTMVFSANGFSKPETLQLYELKFLKAWMVEKDAMPIQRITELLIHEAASLKSVKEDVILLQSELRSLQGFLKDADSKQEHDQRLRELVHQVHDVASDAEDVIDTYILKVTSSRIKKFHAKRIRPQINSVRARIQSIINTSMQIYGFKFVVGEGTSSMVELQRHLRRSSPNDDGDNDVVSLESSTKALTAELTKKEGRLCIVSVVGMGGLGKTTLAKKVFSSLKQKFDCSAWVFISQQYVSKDVLIDIFTQVHSPNENMKFKTTKSGIDILEQKKNEREMLNSFKEHELVHLLKDKLKEKRFLVVLDDIWTIVAWNFLKRAFPKGKNGSKVLFTTRNKEVATFADPWSTPIEPPLLTLEESWELLQRKAFPRNIVGDRCYPPEYEKLGKKMVKKCGGLPLAVVVLGGLLSTKSSLDEWKKVLRDVNSHLNKVESRQEYEGVNEILALSYHELPYNLKPCFLYLGNFPEDFEMSKSKLVRLWIGEGFIPTTPPTRSRDTEQRLIEEIAEGFFKELIDRCMVQVDKRDHTGIGVKTCRMHDLMRDLCKSKAREENFAQIIDESNMSIDGSATSFETIGSSHSRRLVIHSGVDLDCSTHWASSSFFRKLLSNNNPSSSISNWVEQVHPNLRSLLCFVGVVPLSVLKLSNFRMLRVLELHLAGYGTVALGGMGNLIHLRYLCLKINRNISLSSSIGNLRNLHTLHIKSSESVRGSIGMISSLIRLRHLLLPYYLQKKNQNHCRIDKLKDIETLKNIPGSVLIRYDALNKLTNLRKISIKFHGNHVQDEVRRVLGSQIVKSGRLRSLQMLMFGKEDEFPSLESLSSCLSLSKLGLGGKIILQRGLIHLPASLTKLNLWNSHMERDSMPELEKLPNLRFLLLSHDAYSGSKMVCSAHGFPKLDTLQLSELKILRKWIVEKGAMPSLKKLTIYYIPKLKMIPEGIEFLTSLKELNVQLMGKSFCDKLQVKNGIEGEDYHKIRHIPSVSVKDIMGGED, translated from the exons ATGAAGCAGGACCCAATGCCAGTTTTGGAGAAGCCACCAAATTTAAGGTTTCTCAAGCTTGGTTACAATGTGTATGGTGGTTCTACAATGGTTTTCTCTGCCAATGGATTTTCAAAGCCAGAGACTCTTCAACTCTATgagttaaagtttttaaaagccTGGATGGTAGAGAAAGATGCAATGCCAA TCCAAAGAATCACTGAACTTCTCATCCACGAAGCCGCTTCGTTGAAAAGTGTGAAAGAGGATGTGATCCTCTTGCAAAGTGAATTGAGATCCCTTCAGGGCTTCTTAAAAGATGCAGACTCCAAGCAAGAACATGACCAACGTCTCCGAGAGTTGGTACACCAAGTCCATGATGTAGCTTCTGATGCTGAGGATGTTATTGACACCTACATCCTCAAAGTTACCTCCTCGCGCATCAAAAAGTTTCATGCTAAAAGAATTCGACCACAAATCAACTCCGTTCGGGCTAGAATACAAAGCATAATTAATACAAGCATGCAAATTTATGGATTCAAATTTGTTGTTGGAGAGGGGACGAGTTCCATGGTGGAGCTGCAGAGGCATTTGAGGAGATCATCTCCAAATGATGATGGGGATAATGATGTTGTGAGCTTGGAGAGTAGCACCAAGGCATTAACTGCAGAGTTGACTAAGAAGGAAGGCCGGCTCTGCATTGTCTCTGTAGTGGGCATGGGCGGTTTAGGTAAGACCACTCTGGCCAAGAAAGTATTTAGTAGTCTTAAACAAAAGTTTGATTGCTCTGCTTGGGTTTTTATTTCTCAACAGTATGTATCAAAGGATGTTTTGATTGACATCTTCACCCAAGTTCATTCTCCAAATGAAAACATGAAATTCAAAACAACTAAATCTGGAATAGATATTttagaacaaaagaaaaatgaaagggAGATGTTGAATAGTTTCAAAGAGCACGAGCTTGTTCATTTGCTTAAAGATAAGCTGAAAGAGAAGCGATTTCTTGTGGTTCTTGATGATATTTGGACGATTGTTGCTTGGAATTTTTTAAAGCGGGCTTTTCCGAAAGGGAAGAATGGGAGCAAGGTTCTGTTCACCACACGCAACAAGGAAGTAGCAACATTCGCTGATCCATGGAGCACCCCAATTGAACCACCTTTATTGACATTGGAAGAGAGTTGGGAGCTTCTACAGCGAAAAGCATTTCCAAGAAATATTGTTGGTGACCGTTGTTATCCACCAGAGTATGAGAAGTTAGGAAAGAAGATGGTTAAAAAATGTGGGGGGCTGCCTCTTGCTGTTGTTGTACTTGGAGGCTTGTTGAGTACGAAAAGTTCATTGGATGAATGGAAAAAAGTGCTGAGAGATGTGAATTCACACCTCAACAAAGTAGAATCACGACAAGAATACGAAGGAGTCAATGAGATACTGGCCTTGAGCTACCATGAACTGCCTTACAACTTGAAGCCCTGTTTTCTATATTTGGGCAACTTCCCAGAGGATTTTGAAATGTCCAAAAGTAAATTGGTCCGTCTATGGATTGGAGAAGGTTTTATACCAACGACACCACCGACAAGATCAAGAGATACAGAACAGAGATTAATTGAAGAGATAGCTGAAGGATTCTTCAAAGAGCTAATTGATAGGTGCATGGTTCAAGTTGACAAAAGGGACCATACGGGAATAGGTGTCAAAACATGTCGCATGCATGATCTTATGCGAGACCTCTGTAAATCCAAGGCCAGAGAGGAAAACTTTGCTCAGATTATCGATGAGAGCAACATGTCAATTGATGGTTCTGCTACTTCATTTGAGACCATTGGTAGTAGTCATTCTCGAAGACTTGTTATCCATTCTGGTGTTGATCTTGATTGCAGTACACACTGGGCATCCAGCAGCTTTTTTAGAAAGCTTCTTTCCAATAATAATCCATCTTCTTCGATTTCTAATTGGGTGGAACAGGTACATCCCAACCTTCGTTCTCTTTTGTGTTTTGTTGGAGTTGTTCCTTTATCAGTTTTAAAATTAAGCAATTTCAGAATGTTGAGAGTGTTGGAACTTCATCTTGCTGGTTATGGAACTGTAGCTCTTGGAGGTATGGGTAATTTAATTCACTTGAGATATTTGTGTCTCAAGATTAATAGAAACATCAGTCTGTCATCCTCCATAGGTAATCTCCGCAATTTGCACACTCTACATATTAAGAGTTCCGAGAGTGTCAGAGGATCAATAGGCATGATATCAAGCTTAATACGTTTGAGGCATCTGTTACTACCATAttatttgcaaaagaaaaatcagaatCATTGTCGAATAGATAAATTAAAAGACATTGAGACTCTAAAGAATATACCAGGTTCTGTGTTGATTAGATATGATGCACTAAACAAATTAACTAATCTTCGAAAGATATCGATAAAGTTTCATGGTAATCATGTTCAAGATGAAGTGAGAAGGGTGTTGGGGTCCCAAATCGTTAAATCAGGCCGCCTAAGATCCTTGCAAATGTTAATGTTCGGGAAAGAAGATGAATTTCCAAGTTTGGAATCACTTTCCTCATGTCTTAGCCTCTCTAAATTAGGTTTGGGTGGGAAGATCATATTACAACGAGGATTAATACATCTTCCAGCTAGCCTTACCAAACTGAACCTATGGAATTCTCACATGGAGAGGGATTCAATGCCAGAGTTGGAGAAGCTACCAAATTTAAGATTTCTCTTGCTTTCTCATGATGCTTATTCTGGTTCTAAAATGGTTTGCTCTGCCCATGGATTTCCAAAGTTAGACACTCTTCAACTCTCTGAATTAAAGATTTTAAGAAAGTGGATAGTAGAGAAGGGAGCGATGCCAAGTCTCAAGAAACTAACCATTTATTATATACCCAAATTAAAGATGATTCCGGAAGGAATTGAATTTTTGACTTCCCTCAAAGAATTGAATGTTCAATTGATGGGAAAGTCATTCTGCGATAAGCTTCAAGTGAAAAATGGAATTGAAGGGGAGGATTACCACAAAATCCGACACATACCCTCTGTCTCTGTAAAAGATATAATGGGTGGAGAGGATTAA